The following is a genomic window from Campylobacter lari subsp. lari.
TTGGATAACTTGCTAACCCTTCTGCTATAAGAACTATCAACGCGATAGCAAAGCTTAATTTCCAAGCAGTCAAAAGCTTAATCAAGTCTTTTTAATAAAAGACTTTGTTAAACTTTAATAGCATTTAAAGTTTTTTGCGTTTGCTTTACTTTGGATATTAAATCCCAAATCTCAAACTCAACATTTTCTTTGTAAGTTTCTAAAGAAGTTGAAAACTCCCAATCTTCCATTTTGCACTCAAGATCTGTTATAAAATCTTCTATCAAATCTTTAAGATAAAAAAGATTTTTGCTACTCATACTCTCATCATGCATAAGCTCTTTAGCTAGAGTATCAGCTTCTCTTTCTCTTTTTTCTAAATCAAGGTAGCAACTATCTAACATTTTAAATCCTTTTTTGTTTCTTAGGTTTCATTTGTTTCGATGAAGAAAGAATATAATAAATATACTTAAAATTAAATTAAAAAGAATATATATTTTATACTTTTTAAAAATATGTTTATGATATAATTTTGAGTATAAAATAAAGGCAAAAAAAGGGTTTTGATGAGATTACTGATAAAAAGTTTTTTGGCAATAATATTATTTTCTTTAGTAGATTATTATGTTACGAATATTAAATATTCAGAGCCTTGGCTATATACTATTATCCCTTATATAATTGTTTATTTTTTATGTTTCGGCTTATTTTATATAGCTAAAAGAATTTATTATGGCAAGGATAAATGTAAAAATTTTGTTTTTAATTCTATTATTCCTGTGTTTGTATTATCTATTATTTTAAAAATGCTTTTGATGGTTTCTTTAAGAGTTTTAGTTGCTAATAATTATGATAATGCTGATATATATACTTATGTTATTTCCACAATATTAGGTATTTATGCATATGTGATTGTGTTAACTTTACTCGCAAGATTAATATTTAAAGGGTTTGTTGTAAATTACCCTATAAAAAATAATTTTTTAACAAGACTTTTAAAAGTTTTGCACATAGCTTGTTTAGTTGCTGATTTGACAATTATTGGAGCTTTTTTTGGAATTCCTATATTTCTAGCATTGTGGATTTTTCAGTATATTTTTGCAAATGAAAAAAATCCATTTTTTGTATTTAGAAAATACAATCCTAAGTCATATCAAGAAGAAGAAATTATAAATGTTGAGGTGGAAGATGAAAAACCAAAAAAATCCTTAAAAACATTTTTAGAGAATTGGAAAGATTAAAAATGAAATTGAAAAACGCAATAAAAACAAAACGAATATTTTAAAAGAAAAATTAGCAGAATATGAGAAAAGGTTTGGAAAGATAGAATAATATTCGTGGATAATCATTAAACAAGCAAAAAAATACTATGGCTTAGCTTGTGATGGCGGTTATCAACTTGGCTGTGATGGATATAAAAGGTTGATGGGGTATTGAGAGAATAGTTTGGTGTTAATAGAAAGTAGAATTAAATTTTTTCCAATGATCTCTTAAGATAATAAAAACACTTTTACAGAAATCTTTTTGTTTTTCATTGTCTGTTAAACCAATACAAATAAAGTAGTCTTGCTCTATATTATTTAAAGCTTTAAAACACTTATCTTTTTCAAAAACACTACTATCTCCTAGATGAGATAAGTATTTAAGTAATTCGTTTTTGTGTTCAAGTAAAATTTCTATATCTATATCAGTCATATTAGAAAGAAGAATTAAGAAATATCTAAAATTAATTAAGGCCATAATTCATTAATTTCCATATCATTTTTTTGTAATTCTTTTAGTCTTAATGCTTCTTTTTTATTTTCTTCCTTAAAAAAAGTAGCTATTGTATCTTGTGTAATTTCATTTCCAAGACTTGCAACATAAGAACTTTTCCAAGGATATTCTTCGTGGGTTTTTTCTCTAAGCTCCCAAGCCCCCATAGAACCGTATTTGTCAAAAATAAGAACTAAAAGTTCATGGGCATCTTTATTGTCAGCAATACAATCTGTATCAAAATCTTCAAGTTCATCAAAAGAGATAGAATTTGATCCATATTTTTTAAATTGCTCATACACTGCTTTAACCACTGGTCCATGCGGCCACGCTTCTATTCTATCATCAAAGAGTGGTTTTTCAAATATGGCAAGCATATACCCTTGTGCATAATAAAGCATTTTTTGTATTTTTAAATTTGATAGCGTGTCACCAGCTTCTTTACTTCTTGCTAAGAATAAAAAGTATTTTGCAACATCTAATGCTTTCATAGTTTTTACCTTATTTTAAGATATAAAATATATTATCTTATATTATCTTATATTATCTTATATTATCTTATATTATCTTATATTATCTTATATTATCTTATATTATCTTATATTATCTTATATTATAGTTTAAACTAAAAAATCGTTTAAGACTGATGATTATTGCTAGTTAAAACATCACAATTGAACTTATATCTTTTTATACTTAAATTATCGACTTCATAATTTGGAACTTTATAACATTCTTTAAAATTATTACCTTTTTTATAAATACTATTCTTAATATTAATATTTAAGCCACTAAATAATCTATATATTCTTTTCTTTTGCTCCAAAGAAATGCTTTTACATTATGCTCTTTTGAAGCATTGACTAAAGCGTCCATATTTCTACCTTCCTTATTGTTAAAAATAATAATATTATCAGCATTAGCTTTTCTTTCTTGAGGTAAATCCATAAAAGAGAATAATGTTGCCTTTAAATTATCATTCTTTGGATTATTAATTATTTTTATAAGTCTTTCTTTTTGCTGCGAAGATTTTGTAATTAAAAAATCAAATTTATGATTTAAATGACTTTTTCCGTCCAAACTAATATTTTCTGTATATCTAATAAAATTTTCTTCAAAAAAATTTTTTACATCATCAAAAAAGAAGCTTTGTATTTTGCCTTGAGCTAACACAAACATATCATTAACACTTATAAGTGCTTGTATGAGATTATGTTGTTTTTTTGCAAAATCACTTTCATTTGCGCGAGTAAATAAAATATCATTGTTTTTTTGAATATTGAAGCCATTAAGAATTATTTCTAATTCTTTTAATCTTTTTTGAGAATTAAAATCAAAACCGCTTAATGATAAATTTCTTAAGGTTTCTCCACCATCGCTTAACTCTATCAAATCATCTTTTTTTTCTATATAAAATAAAATATTATCATTGCTTTTATCTAAAAATGGTGTTGTAACTTCATATATGCTATTTTCTATTTTGGATACATCAAAGCTGTTTTTAACATAAGAAAAATAAGAATTCATAAGATTTTCTATATTTAACAAAATAAATCACCTTTTGCAAATTTTATATTTATTATATTACAAAATTGACAAAAATCATAACTTTGATTTAAAAAATCTTCATTTGGTTTGATATTAAATTCATTTAAAGGGAAAGCCCATTTATCTGCATAATTTTCCATAAAAATATGGATATGATTTTCGTTTCTAAATCTAAATTCGCTATATTTTTCCATAAGTTCTGATAATCTTTTATCGCTTGGAATTTTATTTGGATTAAATTCTGGATTTGTATGAGAAGAATAAAAATCAATTCTTGCTATTACATTAATTGCATTGTAGCGGTATTGGTTTGTTTTTCTTTGGAATTGTACGCTAGATCTTGAAATATCAAGTATAAAATTCTCTTTATGATATTTATCATCATTGCATTGTAATTCTATTTTTAAAGATTTAGAATTTTCAAGACTTGGCAATATATAAGTTTGTTGTATTTTTGGATATTTTTTAATGCATAATAGTTCTTTAACATTTATCATCTTACAAACTCAATAAAATTTTTAAAGGTTTCAACTGTCATTTTTGATACAACCACCCCTATAATTTCACACTGTGCAAAATCGCTAATTTTAACTTCTTTATAGTCTTTGTTTTCAGATACTAAATAAATAAAATCGCAAAAAGCTTCTTTTTTAATTTTTTTGCAATATAGATCTTCGCCTTGTCTAAAAATAACTATATCAGCACTCGATATAGTACCAAGAGTATTTTTGCTTCTATCAATAACAACAAAATCTCCATGTGTTAAAAGTGGCTCCATGCTATCGCCATTTATTTTTATAATATCGTAGCTTTTTTTTATAGGAATGTCTAAAATCTCTTTTAGAAAACTTCCATCAACACAAATACTAGTATAATTTATATCTTGTGCTAAAACTCCATATCCAGCTGAAGCAGAAATATCAGGATAGTATTTAAGTTCGATTTGATTGTAGTTTTTAAATATATCTTGTGTGATGATTTCATCAAATGGTATGTTAAGTTCATCACAGATCACTTTAATTACTCCCATAGGTGGCTCTGTTCTACCATTTTTCACAAACCACTTTTTTATTCCAGGCTCTGTATATTCTATGCCGTGTTTATATAAAATTTCTATTAAGTTTTGATATGTTATTTTTTTTTCTCTATTTCTTAAATAAAATTGAAATTTATCTTTATTAAACAAATAATCTATGGTTTTATCTTTTCTTGCCAAACTATCTCCTTTTTTTGGTATAAAAATTATACACTTTTATCTATGCAATTATCGTTCCTTATATCTATTCTTTTTAATTTTCATATAAGAATATTTATTCTATACTTTAACTATGAAAAAAATTGATTTTATGAAATTTACTAATTTAATGAAACAACATTATTCATTGGTAAGTATTAAAAAAATTAGAACTAATAAAACACGCCCTTCTTTTAAAAAACAAATAGAGTTTAAAAGGCTATATGGAATTCCGCATGAGTTTTGGGTAGATGTGCGTTCTAATCTTACAAATATACCAAAAAGAGGAAGAAAACCAAAAAAGGAGTGTGAGTGAAAGAGCAAAACAAAAGAATTGAAGATATTTCTATGGATTTAAAAGAAATACTTTTAATCATGAGAAAGCATAACTTAGGCGACCAAGCTAAGATTTTAAAAATGCTGAATGCTTTTTATGAAAATAGCATTGAAATTAAACCGATTGTGGTTGCTGGTAGCATTTAATTGTCATATTTTATGGTTTCAAAAATGGTGTTGTATATGTTTGATAATTCTTTTGCCAAATCTTGTGGTTGTTTATTGGTATATCCATCATCTTGTGTAACATCAAGAGGGAGATACTCTAATAGTTTTTTAGTTAATTCTAAAACAATTTCATTTTTTGTCATGATTAGATCCTTTATAAAGTATTTCTTAGCTTGGCAAAAGAATTTTAACAAAATTAAGGATGTTTTATGAGTGTGATTAACTACTTGCTTTCAGGTCTTAGCATAGGATTTTTAATCGGAGTTTTTATTTATTCTTTGTCTCATTTTTTACATCAAAAGTTCGGAGGTAAAGGCAAGTGACTTTTGTTTTCGCACAAATGCCATCTTTTCTTAAAAAATCGCATTTTGGAGCTTGTTCTATTCCATCTTTATATACCAAAGTGATGGGTATTTTAACTCTTAAAATAGCGTTGCATGTGCTTTGGAATGTGGTTATTTGCGTTTTGTTTTGCGCTTTTGTAAAAAAACGCCCAAGTAAAAAACCTATGATAAGCCCATATATAAAAATGGCTTGTTTTTCACCTAGTATCTGCACTAAAGAGTTAAGTAGATCTATTTTAGGCCTTTTTGTGTTTGATTTTATCATATTAAAAATGAGAAATAAATTAAGGAAAAATGATGAGTATACCGCATTTTAAAGCTAGTTTAGAGGTGGCTTTAGGAGCTAAAAAGCCACTTAGAGCTAGAAGAGGTTTTGCAAAAGTAGCTAATACGATTTTTTATGGTGGCTTAAGTATGGATGCTTTGGCACTTTATTTACAGCTTAAGAGAATGAGTGAAAAAACTTTAGTAAGTGAAATTTACTTAAGAGAACTTATTTTAATCAAAAAAGATACAAGAATAAGCTTGCAAAGACTTAGGGTAGCAAAGAGAGAATTAATAGATTTTGATTTATTGCAAATAGATAAAGTAAGAAAAGGTTCTTTAAACTTTTTTGAATGGATTTTATTTGATGAAAATAAAAACATTATTAAGCATTTTAATAAAACTGAGTATAAGCTTAAACTAGAAGATAAAAACCTAAGCAAAGTCGCTGAAAATAACACTTTATCAATCGACACAAAAATGACTATTGAAAAAGAAAAAAATGAAAATTCCCTATATATAGAAACACGCACGCACGCGTATAAAGAAAATAATATAAATATAAATAATAATAAATTTATAAATTTAGAAAATTTAGAAAATAAAGAGAATACAAATAAAAATAATAACGCTACGCGAACTTTTTTTGTTGTTGATTTTGGAGCTTTAAAAACACAGGAGTTTAGCATGGGTAAATTTAAAAAACCTAGTGTAGATGATCTAATGGAGCAGATTAATACCTTTAATCAAAAGCACAATACTTGCTTTGATGAGAGTTTGGCTGAAGATTTTATAGAGTATTGGGATGTTAGGCAGTGGAAGAGAGGCAACAAAAAAATGGCTTCTGTTGCTGGTAGCTTACATACTTGGCTCAAATATGCAAAGGAAAATGCATTAAGAAAAAATGCTTTTAAAGTTAGAAAAAAAGAGGCTGAAGCTTGTGTGGTGAGCTCTTTGA
Proteins encoded in this region:
- a CDS encoding S24 family peptidase → MARKDKTIDYLFNKDKFQFYLRNREKKITYQNLIEILYKHGIEYTEPGIKKWFVKNGRTEPPMGVIKVICDELNIPFDEIITQDIFKNYNQIELKYYPDISASAGYGVLAQDINYTSICVDGSFLKEILDIPIKKSYDIIKINGDSMEPLLTHGDFVVIDRSKNTLGTISSADIVIFRQGEDLYCKKIKKEAFCDFIYLVSENKDYKEVKISDFAQCEIIGVVVSKMTVETFKNFIEFVR
- a CDS encoding DUF6978 family protein — protein: MINVKELLCIKKYPKIQQTYILPSLENSKSLKIELQCNDDKYHKENFILDISRSSVQFQRKTNQYRYNAINVIARIDFYSSHTNPEFNPNKIPSDKRLSELMEKYSEFRFRNENHIHIFMENYADKWAFPLNEFNIKPNEDFLNQSYDFCQFCNIINIKFAKGDLFC
- a CDS encoding DUF1828 domain-containing protein translates to MLNIENLMNSYFSYVKNSFDVSKIENSIYEVTTPFLDKSNDNILFYIEKKDDLIELSDGGETLRNLSLSGFDFNSQKRLKELEIILNGFNIQKNNDILFTRANESDFAKKQHNLIQALISVNDMFVLAQGKIQSFFFDDVKNFFEENFIRYTENISLDGKSHLNHKFDFLITKSSQQKERLIKIINNPKNDNLKATLFSFMDLPQERKANADNIIIFNNKEGRNMDALVNASKEHNVKAFLWSKRKEYIDYLVA
- a CDS encoding Panacea domain-containing protein, yielding MKALDVAKYFLFLARSKEAGDTLSNLKIQKMLYYAQGYMLAIFEKPLFDDRIEAWPHGPVVKAVYEQFKKYGSNSISFDELEDFDTDCIADNKDAHELLVLIFDKYGSMGAWELREKTHEEYPWKSSYVASLGNEITQDTIATFFKEENKKEALRLKELQKNDMEINELWP